TATCTTCTTCATTGATAGCATCTTTTATATATGATTTTTTATTAAAATACCAAGAAATATACTCTTTTTCTTTATTTTTAACTAAAAACTCTGGTATTTCATCTATCGAATGAAAGAAAAATTGCCAGATTTTATTTTTATTTGCTAAACAAAAAAGTTCATCAGGTATAAGTCCAGGAATTCCTGCATCAAGAATGGTTAAACTTTTTAAAGTTTCTTTAAAATATATACAATAACTTGCAGCAACCCAACTTCCAATATCATGCCCAACTAGATGAAATTTTTCTATTTGCAAATTTTTTATAAACTTGTTTAAAATTGTTGCTATATTTTTTGTATCATAAGTTTTTGTAGCACTGCTATTTCCAAGTCCTGGTAAATCTAGCGTTATAACTTTAAAATTTTTTGATAAATTTGGAATGATTTTTCTCCACATGTATGAAGTTTGAGGCCAACCATGAAGTAAAATTACAACTTCTCCAATACCTTCAATTGTATAAAAAATTTCTGTTTCATCTATGATTATATTTTTTTGCATATTTATCTCCTAAATACTTGACTAAATAGTCAAGTGAAATATTAATATAATTTGACTTATCTGTCAAGCTTAAAAATGATACAATTTAAAATGGAAAAAAATACAAGAAATGATTTAATAAACTGCACATTTGATGAAATCTATACAAAAGGTTATCAAGGTGCTTCTTTGACCAATATTTTAAAAAATGCAAAAGTACATAAAGGTTCTATGTACCATTTTTTTGAGAATAAAAAAGATATGGCAATGATTTCAATAAAAGAGAAAATTTATGAAAAATTTTTAGAAAGATATGCTTCGATTTTAAACTTGAAAGAAAATCATTTAGAAGCTTTTATTGAAAGCATAAAAGATACTACAAAAAGGGATTTTAAGAAAGGTTGCCCAATAGCAAACGTTATTCAAGAGATGTCAAATATTGATGAAGATTTTAAAGTTTTGATGGAACATATATATCAAGCATTTAGACAAAATATAAAAGATATTTTAGATAAAGCTATTGAAAAAAAAGAGATGAAAGAGTGTGACACAACAAAACTTGCTTTATATATAGCTTCAACACTTGAAGGTGCTATTTTATCTGCAAAAGCAAGTGGTAATATTCAAGACTATCTGGATGTAATAGATATTTTATCTTCTTACTTACTAACTTTCAAAAAGAGTTCATAAAACTCTTTTTCATAAAAATATCAAGCCCTTTAAGATATAATCCCTCATGGAAAATTTAATAAAAAAACTAGACTTAAATGATTATATAGATAATTTTTCTAAGCTTTTTGCTA
The nucleotide sequence above comes from Arcobacter lacus. Encoded proteins:
- a CDS encoding alpha/beta fold hydrolase, translating into MQKNIIIDETEIFYTIEGIGEVVILLHGWPQTSYMWRKIIPNLSKNFKVITLDLPGLGNSSATKTYDTKNIATILNKFIKNLQIEKFHLVGHDIGSWVAASYCIYFKETLKSLTILDAGIPGLIPDELFCLANKNKIWQFFFHSIDEIPEFLVKNKEKEYISWYFNKKSYIKDAINEEDIQNYYLAYKNKMKNGFEYYRYFEQSAEQNRVLTSKLDIKILAIGGEFALKEQVGIAMEKISNSVTTKVIKNCGHYIAEEQPEELTQILINWFNQ
- a CDS encoding TetR/AcrR family transcriptional regulator produces the protein MEKNTRNDLINCTFDEIYTKGYQGASLTNILKNAKVHKGSMYHFFENKKDMAMISIKEKIYEKFLERYASILNLKENHLEAFIESIKDTTKRDFKKGCPIANVIQEMSNIDEDFKVLMEHIYQAFRQNIKDILDKAIEKKEMKECDTTKLALYIASTLEGAILSAKASGNIQDYLDVIDILSSYLLTFKKSS